From the genome of Acidimicrobiia bacterium, one region includes:
- a CDS encoding fumarylacetoacetate hydrolase family protein, which produces MRLVSIEGKMHALAASGSGAIDLAALTGLPSGPCKFLEAGGIDAARDRMADAPESVSLLHAKLDPVIPKPRMIWAVGLNYRDHAAESGRDVPTAPTLFAKSPGALIAHEDPIVIPRHVAQPDYEGEVAVVIGRTARDVSETDALSYVAGVTCAHDVSSRDHQYTTGQFTWSKSFDTFCPLGPVLVSIDEVDVGNLSIETRLNGDVVQSANTRDLVFSIPTLVAWISQGTTLLAGDVILTGTPAGVGAGRTPPRWLLDGDVVEITVEGVGTLRNRVTRKDA; this is translated from the coding sequence ATGCGGCTCGTCTCCATCGAAGGCAAGATGCACGCGCTCGCCGCGTCCGGCTCGGGCGCGATCGATCTCGCGGCGCTGACGGGTCTGCCGTCGGGACCGTGCAAGTTCCTCGAAGCCGGGGGCATCGACGCGGCGCGTGATCGCATGGCCGACGCGCCGGAGTCGGTGTCGTTGCTGCACGCGAAGCTCGACCCGGTGATCCCGAAGCCGCGCATGATCTGGGCGGTCGGGCTCAACTACCGCGACCATGCGGCCGAGAGCGGACGCGACGTGCCGACCGCGCCCACCCTCTTCGCCAAGTCGCCGGGCGCGCTCATCGCGCACGAGGACCCGATCGTCATTCCGCGCCACGTCGCCCAACCCGACTACGAGGGCGAGGTCGCGGTCGTGATCGGACGAACGGCGCGCGACGTCTCCGAGACCGACGCGCTCTCCTACGTCGCGGGAGTCACGTGCGCGCACGACGTCTCGTCGCGCGACCACCAGTACACGACCGGCCAGTTCACGTGGTCGAAGTCGTTCGACACCTTCTGCCCGCTCGGTCCGGTGCTCGTGAGCATCGACGAGGTCGACGTCGGCAACCTGTCGATCGAGACGCGCCTCAACGGCGACGTCGTGCAGTCGGCGAACACGCGCGACCTCGTGTTCTCGATCCCGACGCTCGTCGCGTGGATCAGCCAGGGCACGACGCTCCTCGCCGGCGACGTGATCCTCACGGGCACGCCCGCGGGCGTCGGCGCCGGGCGCACGCCACCACGCTGGCTGCTCGACGGCGACGTCGTCGAGATCACGGTCGAGGGCGTGGGCACGCTCCGCAACCGCGTCACCCGGAAGGACGCATGA
- a CDS encoding PAC2 family protein gives MTVNWANKPQLDRPVFVAAFEGWNDAGNAASDAVRFLGRSASAVELATLDPQEWLDFQAARPVVTIADGVVRTTTWPSIKFLASPAAVSGFGRDLVLLVGPEPNLRWPAFCDEVVGVARELGSSLAITLGALLADVPHTRAIQVTGTASDPETVASLNLTRSRYEGPTGIVGVLSDAFRRAGMPSASLWASVPHYVATPPNPRATHALLERLAELVDVNLPLRSLEIAGAAWVRQVDEVAAGDEDIGRYVQELETRHDATDEADEDDDDGTDDALGALREEDLPTGDSLAADFEQFLRDQSEDDE, from the coding sequence ATGACGGTCAACTGGGCGAACAAGCCGCAGCTCGACCGGCCCGTGTTCGTCGCCGCGTTCGAAGGTTGGAACGACGCCGGCAACGCGGCGTCGGACGCGGTGCGATTCCTCGGCCGCTCGGCGAGCGCGGTCGAGCTCGCGACACTGGACCCGCAGGAATGGCTCGACTTCCAGGCCGCGCGGCCCGTCGTCACGATCGCCGACGGCGTCGTGCGCACGACGACATGGCCGAGCATCAAGTTCCTCGCGTCACCCGCAGCGGTCTCGGGCTTCGGGCGCGACCTCGTGCTGCTCGTCGGACCCGAACCGAACCTGCGCTGGCCGGCGTTCTGCGACGAGGTCGTCGGCGTCGCCCGCGAGCTGGGGTCCTCGCTCGCGATCACGCTCGGTGCGTTGCTCGCCGACGTGCCCCACACGCGTGCGATCCAAGTGACGGGCACCGCGAGCGATCCCGAGACGGTCGCGAGCCTGAACCTCACCCGCTCGCGTTACGAGGGTCCGACCGGGATCGTCGGCGTGCTCTCCGACGCCTTCCGGCGCGCGGGTATGCCGTCGGCGTCGTTGTGGGCGTCGGTCCCGCACTACGTGGCAACGCCGCCGAACCCGCGTGCGACGCACGCGCTGCTCGAACGGTTGGCCGAGCTCGTCGACGTGAACCTGCCGCTGCGGTCGCTCGAGATCGCCGGCGCGGCGTGGGTGCGGCAGGTCGACGAGGTCGCCGCGGGCGACGAGGACATCGGGCGCTACGTCCAGGAGCTCGAGACCCGTCACGACGCGACCGACGAAGCCGACGAGGACGACGACGACGGAACCGACGACGCGCTCGGCGCGCTGCGCGAGGAAGATCTCCCGACGGGTGACAGCCTCGCGGCCGACTTCGAGCAGTTCCTTCGCGACCAGTCCGAAGACGACGAGTAG